Proteins found in one Amycolatopsis umgeniensis genomic segment:
- a CDS encoding M20 family metallopeptidase, with product MTVDAMIEDLRTLVEIESPSGDLEALTVSAQAVAALVETRLGGTASLVESAAGPHVRWSGGGEPRILILGHHDTVFPIGTLARRPFAVSDGRVTGPGVFDMLGGLVQAIHGLAALEDLTGVEILVTADEETGSHESRALIEERARACGSVLVFEGAADGGGLKIGRKGCGTFEVVITGRASHAGLEPEAGINALTEAAHQVLAIVALDRPEVGTSVTPTVASAGTASNVVPASATVVVDVRVESAAEKERVEAGFAALTPRLDGAEVVVRGGIHRPPMPESAAADLFAVAERLLPGVAGVAVGGGSDGNLTAAVGVPTLDGLGAVGGGAHADHEYLLVGSMMERANLVTGLVAAIRGD from the coding sequence ATGACTGTGGACGCGATGATCGAAGACCTCAGGACACTCGTCGAAATCGAGTCGCCTTCCGGTGATCTCGAGGCTTTGACGGTCTCGGCCCAGGCTGTCGCCGCCCTCGTCGAGACCCGCCTCGGCGGTACGGCGAGTCTGGTGGAGAGCGCGGCGGGGCCGCACGTCCGGTGGTCCGGCGGCGGTGAGCCTCGCATCCTGATCCTGGGGCATCACGACACCGTGTTCCCGATCGGCACGCTGGCCCGCCGCCCGTTCGCCGTATCCGACGGCAGGGTGACCGGCCCCGGGGTGTTCGACATGCTCGGCGGGCTGGTGCAGGCGATCCACGGTCTGGCGGCGCTCGAGGACCTGACCGGTGTCGAGATCCTGGTGACGGCCGACGAGGAAACGGGCTCGCACGAATCCCGGGCGCTCATCGAGGAACGCGCCCGCGCGTGCGGCTCGGTGCTCGTGTTCGAGGGAGCGGCCGACGGCGGCGGTCTCAAGATCGGCCGCAAGGGATGCGGCACTTTCGAGGTCGTCATCACCGGTCGGGCGTCGCACGCAGGCCTCGAGCCCGAGGCCGGGATCAACGCGCTGACCGAGGCCGCGCATCAGGTGCTGGCCATCGTCGCGCTCGACCGGCCCGAGGTGGGGACGAGCGTCACTCCCACCGTCGCCTCGGCGGGAACGGCGAGCAACGTCGTTCCCGCCTCCGCGACCGTCGTGGTCGACGTCCGTGTCGAGTCCGCCGCGGAGAAGGAGCGCGTCGAAGCGGGTTTCGCCGCGCTGACCCCGCGTCTCGACGGGGCGGAAGTCGTGGTGCGAGGCGGGATCCACCGTCCCCCGATGCCCGAGTCCGCCGCCGCGGACCTCTTCGCGGTGGCGGAACGGCTGCTGCCCGGCGTCGCCGGTGTCGCCGTCGGCGGCGGGAGTGACGGCAACCTCACGGCCGCTGTCGGCGTGCCGACGCTCGATGGGCTGGGCGCCGTCGGCGGCGGCGCGCACGCGGATCACGAGTACCTGCTGGTGGGGTCGATGATGGAGCGGGCGAACCTCGTCACCGGACTCGTGGCGGCGATCCGAGGCGACTGA
- a CDS encoding carbohydrate ABC transporter permease: protein MRRTGERLAGYLMTAPFYVLFGVFGLFPLLYTAWVALHHWHLINGDTGFTGLGNFAVLLQDAHFYNALFNTVSIFVLSTVPQLLAALGLAALLDRPLRARTLWRASVLLPNVVSVVAVALVFSQLFAEDYGVVNWALGLVGLDPVDWRSDRFASHVAVSVMVMWRWTGYNALLYLAAMQSVPQERYDAAMLDGASRWRTFWSITVPAIRPTIAFTVVVSTIGGLQLFAEPQLFDDTGTNGTGGADRQFQTLAMYLYEKGFGEFDAGYAAAIAWLLFLFSAGFALFNFSLVRRMRGGE, encoded by the coding sequence TTGAGGCGGACGGGCGAGCGGCTCGCCGGATACCTGATGACAGCGCCGTTCTACGTCCTGTTCGGCGTTTTCGGCCTCTTCCCGCTGCTCTACACCGCTTGGGTGGCGCTGCACCACTGGCATCTGATCAACGGCGACACCGGGTTCACCGGGCTCGGCAACTTCGCCGTGTTGCTCCAGGACGCGCATTTCTACAACGCGCTCTTCAACACGGTCAGCATCTTCGTCCTGTCGACGGTCCCGCAGCTGCTGGCCGCGCTCGGGCTCGCCGCGCTGCTCGACCGTCCCTTGCGCGCGCGGACCCTGTGGCGGGCCAGTGTGCTGTTGCCGAACGTCGTCTCGGTGGTCGCGGTGGCGCTGGTGTTCAGCCAGCTCTTCGCCGAGGATTACGGCGTCGTCAACTGGGCGCTGGGCCTGGTGGGGCTCGACCCGGTGGACTGGCGTTCGGACAGGTTCGCCTCGCACGTCGCGGTGAGCGTGATGGTGATGTGGCGCTGGACCGGCTACAACGCGCTGCTCTACCTCGCGGCCATGCAGTCCGTGCCGCAGGAGCGCTACGACGCCGCCATGCTCGACGGCGCCTCGCGCTGGCGGACGTTCTGGTCGATCACCGTCCCCGCGATCCGGCCGACGATCGCCTTCACCGTCGTCGTCTCGACCATCGGCGGGCTGCAGCTGTTCGCCGAACCGCAGCTGTTCGACGACACCGGCACCAACGGGACCGGCGGCGCCGACCGGCAGTTCCAGACGCTCGCCATGTACTTGTACGAGAAGGGGTTCGGCGAGTTCGACGCCGGATACGCGGCGGCCATCGCGTGGCTGCTCTTCCTGTTCTCGGCGGGCTTCGCGCTGTTCAACTTCTCGCTCGTGCGCCGGATGCGGGGCGGTGAGTGA
- a CDS encoding beta-L-arabinofuranosidase domain-containing protein: MSVPRRNFLKATLATGLAVGVGTQATAEAAAASPYVANRAPLLPAPLLRLPPGSARAGGWLATQLRKQLDGLNGRYQEVSHYLAFDNTGWTRPELKGWEEVPYWLRGYGDLGYVTGDARVLADTRRWIGAVLATQAPDGFFGPSELRTRQAGHADLWPHMPMLHALRSYEEYTKDARVVPFLSRYFRFMAAQPTSVYTDGWGNTRWADTIDVVYWLYNRTGESFLLDLVRTIHRHSANWVDNLPTGHNVNITQGFREPGQFWVLSGDPAHRASAYANYDRIQGRYGQFPGGGFAGDENVRPGYDDPRQGFETCGIVEYMMSHEILARTTGDPVWADRVEELAFNLLPAALDPAGRGVHYVTSANGIQLDRQPKTLSQFDNDFTMQAYEPGIDNYRCCPHNYGMGWPYYVEEMWQATAGGGLCAMLYGASTVTAKVADGTPVTITEATTYPFSDTITFTFSLPKPTEFPFQVRIPGWCPTPALSVNGGTVAVSGGPRYETVRRIWRTGDRVTLRLPMVTRTRTWARNHDSVSVDRGPLTFSLAIQENWSRVAGDEQWPVHEVRPGSAWNYGLVPQAAFTVVTSGGNALDPFTPANSPVRLTTDAQRIDAWQASEQNVIDELADSPVAVTTPVQRVTLIPMGAARLRVTSFPRTGGSRPWRSGWTRIENRNSGKLLGVDRMSTADSAQVVQFHDNGTADHLWRTIDNGDGWFRVKNRNSGKVLGVDRMSTANSARVVQFDDNGTADHLWRFLDNGDGWFRLQNRNSSKVLGVDLMSTADSAIVVQFDDNGTADHLWRLLD; encoded by the coding sequence ATGTCAGTCCCCCGCCGCAACTTCCTCAAAGCCACCCTCGCGACAGGCCTCGCCGTCGGCGTCGGCACGCAAGCCACGGCCGAAGCCGCGGCCGCATCGCCCTATGTCGCGAACCGCGCGCCGCTCTTGCCCGCCCCGTTGTTGCGGCTCCCGCCCGGCTCGGCGCGGGCAGGCGGCTGGCTGGCCACACAGCTCCGCAAGCAGCTCGACGGCCTCAACGGCCGCTATCAGGAGGTCTCGCACTACCTCGCGTTCGACAACACCGGCTGGACGCGGCCCGAGCTGAAGGGCTGGGAGGAGGTTCCGTACTGGCTGCGCGGCTACGGCGACCTCGGCTACGTCACCGGCGACGCCCGCGTCTTGGCCGACACGCGCCGCTGGATCGGCGCCGTCCTCGCCACCCAGGCCCCGGACGGCTTCTTCGGGCCGTCCGAGCTGCGCACCCGTCAAGCAGGCCACGCGGACCTGTGGCCGCACATGCCGATGCTGCACGCGCTGCGTTCGTACGAGGAGTACACAAAGGACGCTCGCGTGGTCCCGTTCCTCAGCCGGTACTTCCGTTTCATGGCGGCACAACCGACATCCGTCTACACCGACGGCTGGGGCAACACCCGCTGGGCCGACACGATCGACGTCGTCTACTGGCTCTACAACCGCACCGGCGAGTCGTTCCTGCTGGACCTGGTCCGGACCATCCACCGCCACTCGGCGAACTGGGTGGACAACCTGCCCACCGGGCACAACGTCAACATCACCCAGGGCTTCCGCGAACCGGGCCAGTTCTGGGTCCTCTCCGGCGATCCGGCTCATCGTGCGAGCGCCTACGCGAACTACGACCGGATCCAGGGCCGCTACGGCCAGTTCCCGGGCGGCGGTTTCGCCGGCGACGAGAACGTCCGCCCCGGCTACGACGATCCGCGGCAGGGCTTCGAAACCTGCGGGATCGTCGAGTACATGATGAGCCACGAGATCCTCGCCAGGACGACCGGCGATCCCGTCTGGGCCGACCGCGTCGAGGAACTCGCCTTCAATCTGCTCCCCGCCGCGCTGGACCCGGCGGGCCGCGGCGTGCACTACGTGACGTCGGCGAACGGGATCCAGCTCGACAGGCAGCCGAAGACGTTGAGCCAGTTCGACAACGACTTCACCATGCAGGCGTACGAACCGGGTATCGACAACTATCGCTGCTGCCCGCACAACTACGGGATGGGCTGGCCGTACTACGTCGAGGAGATGTGGCAGGCCACGGCGGGCGGCGGGCTCTGCGCGATGCTGTACGGCGCGTCCACGGTGACCGCGAAGGTCGCCGACGGCACTCCGGTGACCATCACCGAAGCGACCACGTACCCGTTCTCGGACACCATCACGTTCACCTTCTCACTGCCGAAACCGACGGAATTCCCTTTCCAGGTCAGGATTCCCGGCTGGTGCCCGACACCGGCGCTGTCGGTGAACGGCGGCACGGTCGCCGTGAGCGGCGGCCCGCGCTACGAAACCGTCCGCCGCATCTGGCGGACCGGCGACCGGGTCACCCTGCGGCTGCCGATGGTCACCCGCACGCGGACCTGGGCGCGCAACCACGATTCCGTCTCGGTCGACCGCGGGCCGCTGACGTTCTCCCTCGCGATTCAGGAGAACTGGAGCCGGGTGGCGGGCGACGAACAGTGGCCGGTCCACGAGGTCCGGCCAGGATCCGCGTGGAACTACGGCCTGGTGCCGCAGGCCGCGTTCACGGTCGTCACGTCGGGCGGGAACGCGCTCGACCCGTTCACCCCGGCGAACAGCCCGGTCCGGCTCACCACCGACGCCCAGCGCATCGACGCGTGGCAGGCGAGCGAACAGAACGTGATCGACGAACTGGCCGACAGCCCGGTCGCCGTGACCACACCGGTCCAGCGCGTGACCCTGATCCCGATGGGCGCGGCGCGACTGCGGGTGACGTCGTTCCCGCGCACCGGCGGCTCCCGACCGTGGCGGAGCGGCTGGACGCGGATCGAGAACCGCAACTCCGGCAAGCTCCTCGGCGTCGACCGGATGTCCACGGCGGACTCGGCACAGGTCGTGCAGTTCCACGACAACGGCACCGCGGACCATCTGTGGCGCACCATCGACAACGGCGACGGCTGGTTCCGCGTCAAGAACCGCAACTCCGGCAAAGTCCTCGGCGTGGACCGGATGTCGACGGCGAACTCGGCGCGGGTCGTCCAGTTCGACGACAACGGCACCGCGGATCACCTCTGGCGGTTCCTGGACAACGGGGACGGCTGGTTCCGGCTCCAGAACCGCAATTCGAGCAAGGTCCTCGGCGTCGACCTCATGTCCACGGCGGACTCGGCGATCGTGGTTCAGTTCGACGACAACGGGACCGCGGATCACCTCTGGCGCCTGCTGGACTAA
- the glmS gene encoding glutamine--fructose-6-phosphate transaminase (isomerizing), protein MCGIVGYIGGQNAAPILIEGLTRLEYRGYDSAGISVLGGKGAQVHRIVGRVRNLTAALPKRLAGKVGIGHTRWATHGPATEANAHPHVSEDGRISVVHNGIIDNADSLREQLGQAGVTLTSETDTEVLAHLIARSGAKTLEDAVVEAVSRVTGTYAIAVTDAEHPDRVVVARNGSPLIIGVGDREMFVASDLSALVRHTSQVVHLDDGEFASVSATGYRTFTVDESDTGKAATAIDIKADDLDLGGHRHYMYKEIQEQSECLERMIRGRLDDRFGVSRLDGLNLTPRDLRGFARVKILGCGSAYYAGQIGATMIEDLARVPADAEAASEFRYRNPIIEADTLYIAVSQSGETADTAFAVEEVKRKGGRVVGLVNVVGSTIARACEGGLYLHAGPEIAVASTKALTNMAVGFAMIALALGRVRDLSNADGQRIVAAIRALPEQVASIVEAESQIAEHAKTCADARSLFFIGRVRGFPVAREGAQKFKEISYRHAEAYQTSELKHGPLALIDESLPTVAIVPSDDLADRNLAAMQQIKARKGPVLAITHEDVDFGDLDVPRFVVPRSEPELDPILLTIPLQLLAYHAALILGHDIDKPRNLAKSVTVE, encoded by the coding sequence ATGTGCGGAATCGTCGGCTACATCGGCGGCCAGAACGCCGCCCCGATCCTGATCGAGGGGCTCACGCGGCTGGAATACCGCGGCTACGACTCGGCCGGGATCTCCGTCCTTGGCGGTAAAGGCGCTCAGGTGCACCGGATCGTGGGGCGGGTGCGGAACCTGACGGCGGCCCTGCCCAAACGGCTCGCGGGCAAGGTCGGCATCGGGCACACGAGGTGGGCGACGCACGGCCCGGCGACCGAGGCGAACGCCCATCCGCACGTCTCCGAGGACGGCCGGATCTCCGTGGTGCACAACGGGATCATCGACAACGCCGACAGCCTGCGCGAGCAACTCGGCCAGGCCGGGGTGACGTTGACCTCCGAGACCGACACCGAGGTGCTCGCCCACCTCATCGCGAGGTCGGGCGCGAAGACCCTCGAAGACGCCGTCGTCGAGGCCGTTTCCCGCGTCACCGGCACCTACGCGATCGCGGTGACCGACGCCGAGCACCCCGACCGCGTCGTGGTCGCGCGCAACGGTTCGCCGCTGATCATCGGCGTCGGCGACCGCGAGATGTTCGTGGCCAGCGACCTGTCCGCGCTGGTCCGGCACACCTCGCAGGTGGTGCACCTCGACGACGGCGAGTTCGCCAGCGTCTCGGCCACGGGCTACCGCACCTTCACCGTCGACGAGAGCGACACCGGCAAGGCCGCGACCGCGATCGACATCAAGGCCGACGACCTCGACCTCGGAGGCCACCGGCACTACATGTACAAGGAGATCCAGGAGCAGTCGGAATGCCTGGAGCGCATGATCCGGGGCCGCCTCGACGACCGGTTCGGTGTGTCCCGTTTGGACGGTCTGAACCTGACTCCCCGTGACCTGCGCGGATTCGCCAGGGTGAAGATCCTCGGCTGCGGCTCCGCGTACTACGCCGGCCAGATCGGCGCGACCATGATCGAGGACCTGGCGCGCGTCCCGGCCGACGCGGAGGCCGCGTCCGAGTTCCGCTATCGCAACCCCATCATCGAAGCGGACACGCTCTACATCGCGGTCAGCCAGTCGGGCGAAACCGCGGACACCGCTTTCGCCGTCGAAGAGGTCAAGCGCAAGGGCGGCCGGGTGGTCGGCCTCGTCAACGTCGTCGGCTCGACGATCGCGCGGGCCTGCGAAGGCGGCCTGTACCTGCACGCCGGGCCCGAGATCGCCGTCGCCTCGACCAAGGCGCTCACCAACATGGCCGTCGGGTTCGCGATGATCGCGCTGGCGCTGGGCCGGGTCCGCGATCTGTCCAACGCGGACGGACAGCGGATCGTCGCGGCCATCCGGGCGCTGCCCGAGCAGGTCGCGTCCATCGTCGAGGCGGAGTCGCAGATCGCCGAGCACGCCAAGACCTGCGCGGACGCGCGGAGCCTGTTCTTCATCGGCCGCGTCCGGGGTTTCCCGGTGGCACGGGAAGGCGCGCAGAAGTTCAAGGAGATCTCGTACCGGCACGCCGAGGCCTACCAGACCTCGGAACTCAAGCACGGTCCGCTCGCCCTGATCGACGAGTCGCTGCCGACGGTCGCGATCGTGCCGTCCGACGACCTCGCCGACCGCAACCTCGCCGCGATGCAGCAGATCAAGGCGCGCAAGGGCCCGGTCCTGGCGATCACCCACGAGGACGTCGACTTCGGCGACCTCGACGTGCCGCGGTTCGTGGTCCCGCGTTCGGAGCCGGAACTCGACCCGATCCTGCTCACGATCCCGCTGCAATTGCTGGCCTACCACGCCGCGCTGATCCTCGGCCACGACATCGACAAGCCGCGGAACCTCGCGAAGTCCGTCACCGTGGAGTGA
- a CDS encoding GH1 family beta-glucosidase — MTRGFPAGFRWGTATAAYQIEGSTTADGRGPSIWDTFTARPGRVLDGATGDPACDHYRRYREDVGLLSELGVPYYRFSVAWSRVMPDGRTIEPRGLAFYDRLVDTVLEHGITPMVTLYHWDLPQALQDEGGWPNRDVASLFADYTLTVHKALGDRVRQWTTINEPFCAAFIGYGNGDHAPGIQDEGAALVAGHNLLLAHGQAAQALRAGGGEQEVSIVLNFAPVLTDVDDAAHREAARKFDFLHNRFFLDPLLGRGYPPELLADLEHLGTLEGAIADGDLEIVAQPLDVLGVNYYAPARAVPLADPEADSNCPLPGLRGMDVTPPRGDLTSLGWEQRPESFTDLLLWLRDHCPGLPLVIAENGAAFEDEVVDGRVRDTKRVRYFAEHLAAVHDAIERGADIRGYMAWSLLDNFEWAMGYTQRFGLVHVDFETQERVLKDSARFYADVVARNGLSSP; from the coding sequence GTGACACGCGGGTTTCCGGCCGGGTTCCGCTGGGGAACGGCCACGGCGGCGTATCAGATCGAGGGCTCGACGACGGCGGACGGCCGCGGACCGTCCATTTGGGACACCTTCACCGCGCGACCGGGCCGGGTGCTCGACGGCGCCACCGGAGATCCGGCTTGCGACCACTACCGGCGGTATCGCGAGGACGTCGGCCTGCTGAGCGAACTCGGCGTGCCGTACTACCGTTTCTCGGTCGCGTGGTCGCGGGTCATGCCGGACGGCCGCACGATCGAACCACGCGGGCTCGCCTTCTACGATCGCCTTGTCGACACGGTGCTGGAGCACGGGATCACCCCGATGGTCACGCTCTACCACTGGGATCTTCCTCAGGCGTTGCAGGACGAAGGCGGCTGGCCGAACCGCGATGTCGCGAGTCTCTTCGCCGACTACACCCTGACGGTCCACAAAGCACTCGGCGATCGCGTCCGGCAATGGACCACGATCAACGAGCCGTTCTGCGCCGCCTTCATCGGCTACGGCAACGGCGATCACGCGCCGGGTATCCAGGACGAGGGCGCCGCACTGGTGGCGGGGCACAACCTCCTGCTCGCGCACGGGCAGGCCGCGCAGGCGTTGCGCGCGGGCGGCGGTGAGCAGGAAGTGTCCATCGTGCTCAACTTCGCGCCGGTGCTGACCGATGTGGACGACGCCGCGCACCGCGAGGCCGCGCGCAAATTCGACTTCCTGCACAACAGGTTCTTCCTCGACCCGCTGCTCGGCCGCGGCTATCCGCCCGAGTTGCTGGCGGATCTGGAGCATCTCGGCACGCTCGAAGGGGCGATCGCGGACGGCGACCTGGAGATCGTCGCGCAGCCGCTGGACGTCCTGGGCGTGAACTATTACGCACCCGCCCGCGCCGTCCCGCTCGCGGACCCCGAGGCCGACAGCAACTGCCCGCTGCCCGGTCTGCGCGGGATGGACGTCACGCCACCCCGCGGTGACCTGACCTCGCTCGGCTGGGAGCAGCGGCCGGAGTCGTTCACCGATCTGCTGCTGTGGCTGCGTGATCACTGCCCCGGCCTGCCGCTCGTGATCGCCGAGAACGGGGCGGCCTTCGAGGACGAGGTCGTGGACGGGCGCGTGCGCGACACGAAACGCGTGCGGTACTTCGCCGAGCATCTCGCCGCCGTCCACGACGCGATCGAGCGCGGCGCCGACATCCGCGGCTACATGGCCTGGTCGTTGCTGGACAATTTCGAATGGGCCATGGGGTACACGCAGCGGTTCGGCCTCGTGCACGTCGACTTCGAGACGCAGGAGCGGGTGCTCAAGGACAGTGCCCGGTTCTACGCGGACGTGGTGGCGCGCAACGGGCTTTCATCCCCGTAG
- a CDS encoding DeoR/GlpR family DNA-binding transcription regulator, with product MYAEERQRAILKQARQDGRVDVATLAAAFEITSETVRRDLTALERSGVLRRVHGGAIPVERLGIEPGLDVRDTVMATEKDRIAAAALDQIPAEGAILLDAGTTMGRLASLIPADRELTVVTPSLPIASALANRPGITLMLVGGRLRGHTMASVDSWALNALKDTYVDIAFIGADGLSVERGLTTPDTAEAMVKRAAIASARRSVLLADHTKIGNDHFARFGDLCDVDTLITDTGVDPRVADEITRTGVKVIIV from the coding sequence TTGTACGCCGAAGAGCGGCAACGCGCCATTCTCAAGCAGGCCCGGCAGGACGGCCGCGTCGACGTGGCGACGCTCGCGGCCGCTTTCGAGATCACCAGCGAGACGGTCCGCCGTGACTTGACGGCGCTGGAGCGCAGCGGGGTGCTGCGGCGCGTGCACGGGGGAGCGATCCCGGTCGAGCGGCTGGGCATCGAGCCTGGTCTCGACGTCCGTGACACCGTGATGGCGACGGAGAAGGACCGGATCGCCGCCGCCGCGCTCGACCAGATCCCCGCCGAGGGCGCGATCCTGCTGGACGCGGGCACCACCATGGGACGGCTGGCGAGCCTCATCCCCGCCGACCGCGAGCTGACCGTGGTCACCCCTTCGCTGCCGATCGCCTCCGCGCTCGCCAACCGGCCCGGCATCACGCTGATGCTGGTCGGCGGAAGACTTCGAGGCCACACCATGGCCTCGGTCGACAGCTGGGCGCTCAACGCCCTCAAGGACACCTACGTCGACATCGCCTTCATCGGAGCCGACGGACTTTCCGTCGAGCGGGGGCTCACCACACCGGACACCGCCGAGGCGATGGTCAAACGCGCCGCCATCGCGTCCGCGCGGCGTTCGGTGCTGCTGGCCGATCACACCAAGATCGGCAACGACCACTTCGCCCGGTTCGGTGACCTCTGTGACGTCGACACCCTGATCACCGACACCGGCGTCGATCCCAGGGTGGCCGACGAAATCACCCGGACCGGCGTCAAGGTGATCATCGTTTGA
- a CDS encoding glycosyltransferase family 2 protein: MTNPAFAATMMLLLLWWPTHNILLAAFAWRTGRPRRAVAARGEGLEFWIVIPALNEERVVGNTVRNALSLGTTRNPVRVLVIDDGSDDGTPAVLREVADPRLHVLRRELPHARQGKGEALNAGYRYIRRLCEAEGSVPRTIVGIIDGDGRGSPGMLREVADVFGDRGVGAVQCRVRIHNRRSILALLQDLEFGAVADASQSLRDLAGSVGMGGNGQFTRLVVLRRFDPAPWSDCLVEDLELGLRLHVAGIRMRYVKSAWVTQQGLVDLRRLLRQRTRWAQGNLQCARHLRELLASRHVGSIGLLDFLAYLVTPWLTVPLSLVVSLLFVGTLVASWSGVTLGGLIAPPSALPGAALIGAVVLLVPGVVWAIVHRLRLGEEPFHRCLLAGLLYPGFLVLGVIATWRALFRVLARRNSWTKTERLSEDETVPAGVA; this comes from the coding sequence ATGACGAACCCCGCCTTCGCCGCGACCATGATGCTGTTGCTCCTGTGGTGGCCGACGCACAACATCCTGCTCGCGGCGTTCGCGTGGCGTACCGGGCGCCCGCGCCGGGCGGTGGCCGCGCGCGGGGAGGGGCTGGAGTTCTGGATCGTCATCCCGGCGCTCAACGAGGAACGGGTGGTCGGCAACACCGTCCGAAACGCTCTTTCGCTTGGTACGACAAGGAATCCGGTCCGTGTCCTGGTCATCGACGACGGCTCGGACGACGGCACTCCCGCCGTCCTGCGCGAGGTGGCAGACCCGCGTCTGCACGTCCTGCGCCGTGAGCTCCCGCACGCCCGCCAGGGCAAGGGTGAGGCGTTGAACGCCGGCTACCGCTACATCCGCCGGTTGTGCGAGGCCGAGGGAAGCGTGCCGAGGACGATCGTCGGCATCATCGACGGAGACGGCCGGGGCAGCCCGGGCATGCTGCGCGAGGTGGCCGACGTGTTCGGCGACCGAGGGGTGGGTGCCGTGCAATGCCGGGTGCGTATTCACAATCGCCGCAGCATTCTCGCCTTGCTGCAGGATTTGGAGTTCGGCGCGGTCGCCGACGCGTCACAAAGCCTGCGCGATCTCGCGGGCAGTGTCGGAATGGGCGGAAACGGGCAATTCACGAGACTGGTCGTGCTGCGCCGTTTCGATCCCGCCCCCTGGTCGGACTGTCTGGTGGAGGATCTCGAACTCGGACTGAGGCTGCATGTCGCCGGTATTCGGATGCGCTATGTGAAATCGGCGTGGGTCACCCAGCAAGGTCTCGTCGATCTGCGCAGGTTGCTGCGGCAACGCACTCGGTGGGCGCAGGGCAATTTGCAATGCGCAAGGCATTTGCGGGAATTGCTGGCTTCGCGTCACGTGGGCAGTATCGGCCTCCTGGACTTCCTCGCTTATCTCGTGACGCCTTGGTTGACGGTCCCGTTGTCCTTGGTGGTTTCGCTGTTGTTCGTGGGCACGCTCGTCGCTTCCTGGTCGGGCGTCACCTTGGGCGGGCTGATCGCGCCGCCGTCGGCGTTGCCGGGCGCGGCCCTGATCGGCGCGGTCGTGTTGCTGGTCCCCGGTGTGGTGTGGGCGATCGTGCACCGGCTGCGCCTCGGTGAGGAACCGTTCCACCGATGCCTGCTCGCGGGCCTTCTCTATCCGGGATTCCTGGTGCTGGGCGTGATCGCCACCTGGCGGGCGCTCTTCCGCGTGCTGGCCCGTCGCAACAGCTGGACCAAAACCGAGCGGCTGAGCGAGGACGAGACCGTCCCCGCCGGAGTGGCGTGA
- a CDS encoding carbohydrate ABC transporter permease, whose protein sequence is MAARERTGFVVYGLLLAVGIASIFPLYWSFVVSSKDNSALGETTPPLLPGGNLLENVGKVFETVDFWLAMQNSLIVAGTVTVSNVLLSSMAGFAFARLRFPGRDSLFLVVIGTAMVPAQLGVIPLYLVVGELGWYGRLEAVIVPGLIGAFSVFWMRQACEEAIPSELLDAGRVDGCSTARLFWSVAMPAIRPQAAVLAMLTFMTAWNDFFWPLIVLDPNEHPTVQVALSRLASGYFTDYSLMLTAATLGVLPVIVLFILLARKVVDGVMRGALRG, encoded by the coding sequence ATGGCGGCAAGGGAACGGACCGGTTTCGTCGTCTACGGGCTGCTGCTCGCCGTCGGCATCGCCTCGATCTTCCCGCTGTACTGGTCTTTCGTGGTGTCCTCCAAGGACAATTCCGCCCTCGGCGAGACCACCCCGCCGCTGCTGCCCGGCGGCAACCTGCTCGAGAACGTGGGCAAGGTCTTCGAAACGGTCGACTTCTGGCTGGCGATGCAGAACTCGCTGATCGTCGCCGGCACGGTGACCGTGTCGAACGTCCTGCTCTCCAGCATGGCCGGATTCGCCTTCGCGCGCCTGCGGTTCCCCGGCCGTGACTCGCTTTTCCTGGTCGTGATCGGCACCGCCATGGTGCCCGCCCAGCTCGGGGTCATCCCGCTCTACCTGGTGGTCGGCGAACTCGGCTGGTACGGGCGGCTGGAAGCGGTGATCGTGCCGGGACTCATCGGCGCCTTCAGCGTGTTCTGGATGCGGCAGGCGTGCGAGGAGGCGATCCCGAGCGAGCTGCTCGACGCCGGTCGCGTCGACGGCTGCTCGACGGCGCGGCTGTTCTGGAGCGTCGCCATGCCCGCCATCCGCCCCCAGGCCGCGGTGCTCGCGATGCTGACGTTCATGACGGCGTGGAACGACTTCTTCTGGCCCCTGATCGTGCTCGACCCCAACGAACACCCGACCGTCCAGGTGGCACTGTCACGGCTGGCCAGCGGTTACTTCACCGACTACTCGCTGATGCTCACCGCGGCCACGCTCGGTGTCCTGCCGGTCATCGTGCTGTTCATCCTGCTGGCCAGGAAGGTGGTCGACGGTGTCATGCGCGGCGCGCTACGGGGATGA